The Hominilimicola fabiformis genomic interval ATGCTTAAAATTAAGGATATTAAGGGCGGAAACAAGACTGCGACTGTCTACTATAACGGTACAGACGATAATTTTAAAGAAGGTGCAAAGCTTAACAGCGCCGTATTTTATTCACAAGATACAGGCTTTGGTAAAGTACATATCTTGCAGGATTATGAATTGGCGGCTTAGAAAGGAAAAATAATATGGATAGAATAACGGAATTTACGATAACAAGAATTAAAATGCAGGGTTTTAAAGCCTTTGCACAGGAAAGGGAGTTCTTTTTCAGAAGTACATCATATATTTCAGGCGCTAACGGACAGGGAAAAACCACTATTGCCGACGCTATTGCATACGCATTTTGCGGCGTGCCGTTCTGGGGCGAAAAAGGTATTGATAAGCTCATGAGCAAAGGCGCAAAGCAGATGTGCGTTGAGGTGGAATTTGTAAATGGCGACGGAGAGATTTATACGCTTGTACGGCGTAAAAATGGAAATACGACAAGTATAGCTCTTAACGGAAATACAATGACACAAAAAAGTCTTACGGCTTTATTTGTTGAGAAGGATATATTTTTGTCGGTTATAAATCCGTTGTATTTTATTGAAAAAATAGCGAGTGACGGACGCGAATTTCTGCAAAAGCTTCTCCCGCCTGTTTCAAAGGAGGCTATTCTGGCAGTTTGCAGTGAGCAGACAAGGGATTTGCTTGAAAATGAAAGTTTGCTTGAACCGGAATACTATATAAAAAATAAACGCGCGGAAATGAAAGAGGCTGACGACCAGATTACATATCTTTCGGGACAGCTTGCGCTTTTAGAGGAGCAGCTTGAAAATAATTCTGTAAAAAGAAATAAGCTGGAGACCTCTGTTAAGGAGCAGAAAGCTAAAATATCTGCTGTTATGAAAAAGCAGTTTGAGGGCATAGACGTTGAAGCTGTAAGACAGGAATATAATGAAGCAAAAAAGTCTTTGTCTAACGATGAAATTCTTGCACTTGAAAGAAAGCGTATGGAAATTCAGAACAGACCATATGTTTCAAAGTTTTCTGCACAAAGAGCAAAAATAGAGGCGGAGCTGAACGCGGCACGCTTGGAATATACCGGCTTATATAACAAAGCTACGGGTATCAGACCGGGAGTGCCTTGTCCTACCTGTACTCATGCTCTGACAAATGAGGAATTTAACGCTGTCAGAAAAGATATAACGGCAACACTTGCTAATATGAAGAAAAATGGTGCAAATCTGAACTCACAGCTTGATGATATTGTGAAGCTTGATGCACAGGCAAAGGATCAGTTTGAACAGTACAAGGCGGATGACTTGAAAAAAGTTGAGGAAGAAATCAAGAATGTCAAGTCGGCAACTTCTTCTGATATTGACAGGTTGCGCGATACCCTGACCTTCGGTAATTTCAGTGAAGCGCAGGTAAATTCGCTTGAAGCGATGAAAGCTGAGTTATTTGCGGATGAAAGTGATTTAAATTCTATGCGCAGTGAAGAAGAACTCACTAAAGCAATAGAAACTGTTAAATTACAGAAAAAGGATAATGAGGGCAAAAAAGATTTTTTGGGTTATCTCATATCAGCCGTAAATGAATATGCAGTCAAGCGTGCGGAAGTAATGCTAACTCCGTTAAAGATGGATAAAGCGGCAATTAAGCTGTCTGAAGTGGTAAAAGGTACGGGCGAAATAAAGGATACCTTTAAATTTACTTATGACGGAAAAGACTACCGCTGGCTGTCCAATTCGGAACGTATCAAAGCAGGATTGGAGATAGCAATGCTTGTGAAGCGTCTGACAGGGCTTACATATCCGACATTTGTGGATAATGCTGAGAGTATTAACACTAATTTCACCAGACCTGACGGACAGATGATATTTGCGTTTGTACGCAGATGTGCGATTACTGTTCATGAACCATCGCCTGCTGCGGTTAAGGAGGCGGCATAATGGAATGGAAAGAGTTCGGAATAGAAGAAGTCGCGCGTTTATGCGGTATTCAGATGAAGAACGACGGAATAGGCGCAAGAGAAATTAAGGCGCTATGCCCGTTTTGCGGTGATAAGCATTATCATCTGTATCTCAACACACAGAAAAATCAGTGGAATTGCTTTAGATGCGGTGCAAGAGGAAATGACGTCAGTTTATATGCAAGAATAAATTGTATGACAAATAAGGAAGCAGCAAACGAATTATCAAACTGTATTACAGGTACAGAGCCTAAGAGGATACAGCCGATAAACAGTACACCAATGAAATCTCTTATGGAACGTCATAATGTGTACTATGATATGTTACAGATGCTGCCCCTTAATAACACACATTTCAATGATCTGATAAAAAGAGGGTTGTCAATGAAAAACATACAAAATTTCTTGTATAAGAGTGTACCCGCTAATGAGTATGAACGACGGGAAATTATTAAAAAACTGTCTGCACAACATGACCTTAGCGGAATACCGGGTTTTTATCGTAAATACGGTGAATGGAAAATATATGAACCTCCATACGGCGGTTACTTTGTTCCCGTATGCAATAAAGACGGGTATATACAGGGTTTGCAAATCAGACTTGACGTTGACGATGACCGATATAGATGGTTTTCTACTAATGAGTATCCGGAGGGGACAGGCGTCTCCTCTTGGGTACACGTTGTAGGCGATATATCATCTGACACGGCATATCTTACTGAAGGAGCGCTTAAAGCTGATGTTACAAGTGTTTTATCCGGCGGAAGCTTGCTTATTGCAATAGCAGGCGTCAATGCAGTAAATTGTCTGTCTGATACGTTAAATCAGCTTAACGTAAAAAAAGTGTATGAGATGTTCGACATGGATAAACAGGTCAATCACCGTGTAAAAGAGGCTCTTATAAAAA includes:
- a CDS encoding AAA family ATPase, encoding MDRITEFTITRIKMQGFKAFAQEREFFFRSTSYISGANGQGKTTIADAIAYAFCGVPFWGEKGIDKLMSKGAKQMCVEVEFVNGDGEIYTLVRRKNGNTTSIALNGNTMTQKSLTALFVEKDIFLSVINPLYFIEKIASDGREFLQKLLPPVSKEAILAVCSEQTRDLLENESLLEPEYYIKNKRAEMKEADDQITYLSGQLALLEEQLENNSVKRNKLETSVKEQKAKISAVMKKQFEGIDVEAVRQEYNEAKKSLSNDEILALERKRMEIQNRPYVSKFSAQRAKIEAELNAARLEYTGLYNKATGIRPGVPCPTCTHALTNEEFNAVRKDITATLANMKKNGANLNSQLDDIVKLDAQAKDQFEQYKADDLKKVEEEIKNVKSATSSDIDRLRDTLTFGNFSEAQVNSLEAMKAELFADESDLNSMRSEEELTKAIETVKLQKKDNEGKKDFLGYLISAVNEYAVKRAEVMLTPLKMDKAAIKLSEVVKGTGEIKDTFKFTYDGKDYRWLSNSERIKAGLEIAMLVKRLTGLTYPTFVDNAESINTNFTRPDGQMIFAFVRRCAITVHEPSPAAVKEAA
- a CDS encoding DUF3854 domain-containing protein is translated as MEWKEFGIEEVARLCGIQMKNDGIGAREIKALCPFCGDKHYHLYLNTQKNQWNCFRCGARGNDVSLYARINCMTNKEAANELSNCITGTEPKRIQPINSTPMKSLMERHNVYYDMLQMLPLNNTHFNDLIKRGLSMKNIQNFLYKSVPANEYERREIIKKLSAQHDLSGIPGFYRKYGEWKIYEPPYGGYFVPVCNKDGYIQGLQIRLDVDDDRYRWFSTNEYPEGTGVSSWVHVVGDISSDTAYLTEGALKADVTSVLSGGSLLIAIAGVNAVNCLSDTLNQLNVKKVYEMFDMDKQVNHRVKEALIKIKGILNECGIETKTCTWDPWYKGIDDYCLYKKKRHNSSYDRLAA